One Pseudoliparis swirei isolate HS2019 ecotype Mariana Trench chromosome 4, NWPU_hadal_v1, whole genome shotgun sequence genomic window carries:
- the cartl gene encoding cocaine- and amphetamine-regulated transcript-like, which translates to MDSSGMLRALLLAALLCVACRGLTSQEVSEEDSGPDRAEPDRDLVSALEVLLREHSRVRPAEKRGSIAMCGTGDRCAVKFGPRIRKLCDCGRAANCNSYLLKCI; encoded by the exons atggacagctccGGGATGCTGCGTGCGCTGCTGCTCGCCGCCCTGCTGTGCGTCGCGTGTCGCGGACTGACGTCCCAGGAAGTCTCCGAGGAGGACTCCGGACCGGACCGAGCCGAGCCGGACCGGGACCTG GTCTCGGCTCTGGAGGTTCTGCTCAGGGAACACAGTCGGGTTCGCCCCGCCgagaagagaggaagcatcGCTATG tgTGGGACAGGTGACCGCTGTGCCGTGAAGTTCGGGCCTCGCATCAGGAAGCTGTGTGACTGCGGCCGAGCAGCCAACTGCAACTCCTACCTCCTCAAGTGCATCtga